A part of Bacteroidia bacterium genomic DNA contains:
- a CDS encoding PqqD family protein, which produces MQLNKNIAVSDSGFIFNPSTGDSFSTNTIGGEIIQMLKENKDKEEIIQKLLEDYLVDKSTLEKDLQDFIQMLTAHYLLKNE; this is translated from the coding sequence ATGCAGTTAAATAAAAATATAGCGGTTAGTGACTCGGGGTTTATTTTTAACCCAAGCACTGGGGACTCTTTTTCTACCAATACTATTGGAGGCGAGATTATTCAAATGCTGAAAGAGAATAAAGATAAGGAAGAGATTATCCAAAAACTCTTGGAGGATTATTTGGTAGATAAATCTACCTTAGAAAAAGACTTACAAGATTTTATTCAGATGCTAACGGCTCATTATCTATTAAAAAATGAGTAA
- a CDS encoding tetratricopeptide repeat protein, which produces METVRKISVFCLLAMPLVVFGQDQAILHQAFSKSYTQESAHNYKGAIAELSAHYTESSYELNLRLAWLSYLAGLFNESVTYYQKAAKLMPAATEPLWGIINPYTKTENYNDIEQIYLSILKLDPKNAKANYSLGILYYYRKDFINAKKYLDVSLNLYPFDYDSMLMSAWTNYFLGKLNEAKILFNKVLLSNPNDKSALDGLGLIK; this is translated from the coding sequence ATGGAAACTGTAAGAAAAATTTCTGTATTCTGTCTGTTAGCAATGCCTTTAGTTGTTTTTGGACAAGACCAAGCTATTCTACATCAGGCATTTAGCAAAAGTTATACTCAAGAATCTGCACATAATTACAAAGGAGCTATTGCCGAACTTTCTGCACACTACACCGAATCGTCTTACGAACTCAACTTACGTCTTGCTTGGCTTAGCTATTTAGCCGGATTATTCAATGAATCCGTTACATATTACCAAAAAGCGGCAAAACTGATGCCTGCGGCAACAGAACCTCTTTGGGGAATCATCAACCCTTATACCAAAACCGAAAATTACAATGATATTGAGCAAATTTACTTGTCTATTTTGAAGTTAGATCCCAAAAATGCTAAAGCTAATTATTCTTTGGGAATTTTGTATTACTACCGCAAAGACTTTATCAATGCAAAAAAATATTTAGATGTATCCCTAAATCTATATCCATTTGACTATGACTCTATGCTGATGAGTGCTTGGACAAACTATTTTTTAGGGAAATTAAACGAGGCTAAAATTCTATTTAACAAGGTGTTGCTTTCAAACCCCAATGATAAATCTGCTCTGGATGGATTGGGGCTAATCAAATAA
- a CDS encoding CopD family protein — translation MLYIKALHVIFVVTWFSGLFYVVRLFIYNREAQDKPPKEALILRNQYQIMINRLWLGITWPSAILTFILGSTLLSTYENIPTWLWLKICLIVGLFTYHGTLHYIYKQQKEGHFSLTSKQLRIWNEVATVFLVGIVMLVIVRDSISLLWGLLGIFLFAMVLLTSIQVYQRLRK, via the coding sequence ATGCTTTACATCAAAGCACTACACGTGATTTTTGTCGTAACTTGGTTTAGTGGCTTATTTTATGTAGTACGCCTATTCATCTACAACCGAGAAGCACAAGATAAGCCCCCAAAAGAAGCATTAATCTTACGAAATCAGTACCAAATTATGATTAACCGCTTATGGTTGGGCATCACTTGGCCTTCAGCGATACTAACATTCATTTTAGGAAGTACCTTATTATCAACCTATGAGAATATTCCTACTTGGCTTTGGTTGAAAATATGCCTGATAGTTGGGTTATTTACCTATCATGGAACTCTTCATTATATCTATAAACAACAAAAAGAAGGTCATTTTTCTTTAACCTCAAAACAACTTAGAATCTGGAATGAAGTAGCCACTGTTTTCTTAGTCGGAATCGTAATGTTGGTAATCGTTCGGGATTCAATAAGCCTACTTTGGGGCTTATTGGGGATTTTTTTATTCGCTATGGTATTATTAACAAGCATTCAGGTCTATCAACGCCTCCGAAAGTAA
- a CDS encoding 3-hydroxybutyryl-CoA dehydrogenase, translated as MKIQTVGVAGAGIMGQGITTTILLSGYNVILYDINNETLESGKQLITGYINKSQQLGKISAELAQNALSNLITTTTLTELVGELIIEAAPESLAIKQEIFKTVESVNSTETIFATNTSSLSVSQIGSCLINQKRFLGLHFFNPAPLMKLVEIVRSLATTPETVQIVRNFTESLQKQTVIAADTPGFIVNRIARFYYLESLRILEEQVANVETIDKLFEGTNFRMGPFRLMDLIGIDTNHEVTKSIYRGFFDEPRFRPSRIQQTLVNAGKFGKKTRSGFYEYPD; from the coding sequence ATGAAAATTCAAACCGTTGGTGTTGCGGGAGCTGGAATTATGGGGCAAGGTATCACAACAACCATTTTGTTATCAGGATATAACGTTATTTTGTATGATATTAATAACGAAACATTGGAGTCTGGGAAACAGTTAATTACCGGATACATCAACAAAAGTCAGCAGTTGGGAAAGATTTCGGCAGAATTAGCCCAGAACGCCTTGTCTAATTTGATAACTACCACCACACTCACAGAACTTGTGGGAGAGTTAATCATAGAAGCTGCACCGGAATCATTAGCCATAAAACAAGAAATTTTCAAAACCGTAGAATCCGTTAATAGCACCGAAACAATATTTGCGACAAACACTTCTTCGTTATCTGTTTCTCAGATAGGCAGTTGCCTTATCAACCAAAAGCGTTTTTTAGGGTTACACTTTTTCAACCCGGCACCTTTGATGAAGTTAGTGGAAATAGTTCGCAGCTTAGCCACTACACCAGAAACGGTTCAAATAGTGCGCAATTTTACCGAATCTTTACAAAAACAAACAGTGATAGCAGCAGATACCCCCGGCTTTATTGTAAACCGAATAGCCCGCTTTTATTACTTAGAAAGCCTGCGTATTCTAGAAGAACAAGTTGCTAATGTGGAAACTATTGACAAACTATTTGAAGGAACTAACTTTCGGATGGGGCCTTTTCGGCTGATGGACTTGATTGGCATTGATACGAACCATGAAGTTACAAAGTCAATCTACCGCGGTTTTTTTGATGAACCTCGTTTTAGACCCAGCAGGATTCAGCAAACATTGGTGAACGCCGGAAAGTTTGGGAAAAAAACACGCTCAGGATTCTACGAATATCCCGACTAA
- a CDS encoding urea transporter, which produces MLKQISLWLESTLNSYGQIFFSLNPVFSGIILLVTLFVPTQGLAGLSGVLLANFLAQRLGFNQTEIREGIFGFNALLLGLALAHQFDFTLTFCFFFIISIVILLLMTAVIKGFLQVYHLPFVSLPFLATYWLVSLSAGNMSSLVWSDQAVYAINEHSRMQEYAWYQLVHSLDANSLPLFVAVFLRTLSSVFFVDSILGGLLIALGLLYHSRIAFSLAVIGFSTAIVCYQLLGVPLLDFIYGLSGSNFIFWGIAVGCFYLVPNIGSYLAVIILTPVLMMLVISSGKVLEVFQLKAFTVAFSALTILFLFALLHRWFHQFLHLVTVQYYHAEKTIYKYLSSLQRLKNVGYAKISLPFFGEWSVSQGYNGSLTHLGDWSYALDFMIQDDEQKSYYRAGVNREDYYCYNKPVLAPLDGYVYDIHNYVEENDIAGVNTEQNWGNTIIINHLNGLYSQISHLKKDSFLVSIGDYVTRGTIIAACGNSGRSPEPHIHFQLQTIPLVGAKTLPYPVAYFVEKDKNDQETLHTFEVPKLHTTISNVLPAELLTASFDFKPGKKIAFLKENTQELTVWEVMTDAFNRSYLFCTETKSVAYFINDATMFYFTDFEGDRNSLLFQFYLAAFRVLLGCYPKVTLTDQIPLIHFSSIWVQWIQDFLAPFYLFVKAAYESRISTVDNQHSPANLAILSHINTRFWGKKTNSVSYKISLYEKRIQHFSILKKHQTINYLCVA; this is translated from the coding sequence ATGCTGAAGCAGATTTCTTTATGGCTTGAATCAACCCTAAATAGTTACGGCCAGATATTTTTTTCATTAAATCCGGTTTTTTCTGGAATAATTTTATTGGTAACTTTATTTGTACCAACACAAGGTTTAGCCGGTTTATCAGGTGTTTTGTTAGCCAATTTTTTGGCACAGCGCTTAGGTTTCAACCAAACAGAAATTCGGGAAGGTATTTTTGGTTTCAATGCCTTGTTGTTAGGCTTAGCCTTAGCGCATCAGTTTGACTTTACACTCACATTCTGCTTCTTCTTTATCATATCAATCGTTATTTTGCTGCTGATGACGGCTGTGATAAAAGGTTTTTTGCAGGTTTATCATTTGCCTTTTGTGAGTTTACCTTTTTTGGCGACCTATTGGCTCGTTTCTCTCTCGGCGGGCAATATGTCGTCTTTGGTATGGAGCGACCAAGCCGTTTATGCAATTAATGAACATTCAAGGATGCAGGAATATGCTTGGTATCAGTTAGTTCACAGCTTAGATGCTAATTCTTTACCGTTATTTGTAGCTGTTTTTTTGCGGACGTTATCGTCCGTATTTTTTGTAGATTCTATTTTGGGAGGCTTATTGATAGCTTTGGGGCTATTGTATCACTCAAGGATTGCGTTTTCGTTAGCGGTAATAGGCTTCTCAACGGCAATCGTTTGTTATCAATTATTAGGTGTTCCGTTATTAGATTTTATTTATGGTTTAAGCGGCTCCAATTTTATTTTTTGGGGAATAGCCGTAGGCTGTTTTTATCTTGTGCCAAATATTGGGAGTTATTTAGCGGTGATTATTCTAACACCGGTTTTAATGATGCTGGTAATTAGCTCCGGAAAAGTGCTGGAAGTTTTTCAACTAAAAGCCTTTACAGTAGCCTTTTCTGCACTCACTATCCTATTTTTGTTTGCATTATTACACCGTTGGTTTCATCAGTTTTTGCATTTGGTTACAGTTCAATATTACCATGCAGAGAAAACAATCTATAAATATCTTTCTTCATTACAGCGTCTAAAAAATGTTGGTTATGCTAAAATTTCCTTACCGTTTTTTGGAGAATGGTCTGTTAGTCAAGGATATAATGGTTCTCTTACCCACTTAGGTGATTGGAGCTACGCCTTAGATTTTATGATTCAAGATGATGAACAAAAGAGTTATTACAGAGCGGGAGTTAATCGGGAAGACTATTATTGCTACAACAAACCGGTTTTAGCTCCTTTGGATGGCTATGTTTATGACATTCACAATTACGTTGAAGAGAATGACATTGCTGGAGTGAATACAGAACAAAATTGGGGTAATACTATTATTATCAATCACTTGAATGGGTTATATTCACAGATCAGCCACCTTAAAAAAGATTCATTTTTGGTTTCTATTGGGGATTATGTTACTCGGGGCACAATCATAGCGGCTTGTGGAAATAGCGGGCGTTCACCGGAACCACATATCCATTTTCAGCTACAAACAATTCCATTGGTTGGTGCAAAAACACTCCCTTATCCGGTGGCTTATTTTGTCGAAAAAGATAAAAATGACCAAGAAACATTACACACTTTTGAAGTACCAAAGCTACATACAACCATCAGTAATGTTCTACCGGCTGAACTACTCACGGCAAGTTTTGATTTCAAACCCGGTAAAAAAATTGCTTTTTTGAAAGAAAACACTCAAGAACTCACCGTTTGGGAGGTGATGACAGACGCTTTCAACCGAAGTTACTTATTCTGCACCGAAACCAAATCCGTAGCCTATTTCATAAATGATGCAACAATGTTTTATTTTACTGACTTTGAGGGAGATAGAAACTCATTGTTATTTCAATTTTACTTAGCGGCTTTTCGCGTATTGCTGGGTTGTTATCCCAAAGTTACCCTCACAGACCAAATTCCCTTAATTCATTTCAGCAGCATTTGGGTTCAGTGGATACAAGATTTCTTAGCTCCGTTTTACCTGTTCGTTAAGGCTGCTTATGAAAGCCGAATCTCGACAGTAGATAATCAACATTCACCGGCTAACTTAGCGATTTTAAGCCACATAAATACCCGATTTTGGGGTAAAAAAACAAATTCAGTTTCCTACAAAATCTCTTTGTACGAAAAAAGAATCCAGCACTTTTCTATTTTAAAAAAACATCAAACAATCAATTATTTATGCGTTGCTTGA
- a CDS encoding ATP-grasp domain-containing protein codes for MSKQKITVGVTGLNNIDSPGPGIPVIRALKESSHFEVRIIGLSYETLEPGLYMHDLVDKSYSIPLPGTGTASLLQRLSYIHEKEQLDVIIPNFDAELHSFIRLAPQLKAEFGIATFLPTQEQFESRHKSVLYEFGVANKIKVPKSRMVFSPAEITALAYEFSFPIVVKGKFYDAHIAATMEQAISYFHKISAKWGLPIIIQEFVSGNEVNVTAIGNGTGKCIGAVPMRKLYITDKGKAWAGISLEDEQLIEITNRVIANSCWKGGCELEFIKTQAGEYYLLEMNPRFPAWIYLAVGCGQNHPEALVKMALEQNVEPFANYESGKLFIRYSFDQIVSLSEFEKISTFGEL; via the coding sequence ATGAGTAAGCAAAAAATCACCGTAGGAGTTACTGGCTTAAATAACATTGACAGTCCTGGGCCGGGTATTCCGGTAATTCGGGCTTTAAAGGAAAGTTCACATTTTGAGGTTCGGATTATTGGGTTGAGCTATGAAACCTTAGAGCCGGGGCTGTATATGCACGATTTGGTTGATAAGTCGTATTCCATACCGCTTCCGGGTACCGGAACGGCAAGTTTATTACAACGTTTGAGCTACATTCATGAAAAAGAGCAGTTAGATGTTATTATTCCCAATTTTGATGCGGAGTTACACAGTTTTATTCGGTTAGCTCCGCAGCTAAAGGCTGAATTTGGAATAGCTACGTTTCTGCCTACCCAAGAGCAATTTGAATCTCGGCATAAATCGGTGCTGTATGAATTTGGTGTAGCCAACAAAATTAAAGTACCCAAGTCCCGTATGGTATTTTCTCCGGCAGAAATTACCGCACTTGCGTATGAATTTTCTTTTCCGATTGTCGTTAAGGGAAAGTTTTATGATGCGCATATTGCTGCAACAATGGAGCAGGCTATTAGCTATTTCCACAAAATCAGCGCTAAGTGGGGGCTTCCTATCATTATCCAAGAATTTGTTTCCGGTAATGAAGTGAATGTTACAGCCATTGGTAATGGTACGGGAAAATGTATCGGCGCAGTGCCTATGCGTAAATTGTATATTACTGACAAGGGAAAAGCTTGGGCAGGCATTTCCTTAGAAGACGAGCAACTTATCGAGATTACCAATCGAGTTATTGCAAACTCCTGCTGGAAAGGCGGCTGTGAGCTGGAGTTCATCAAGACACAAGCCGGTGAATATTATCTATTAGAAATGAATCCCCGTTTTCCGGCATGGATTTATTTAGCCGTAGGCTGCGGCCAAAATCACCCGGAAGCACTCGTTAAAATGGCCTTAGAGCAAAACGTGGAACCATTTGCAAATTATGAAAGCGGAAAATTATTTATCCGATACAGTTTTGACCAAATTGTATCATTGAGTGAATTTGAGAAAATATCTACATTCGGAGAATTATAA
- a CDS encoding RNA polymerase sigma factor, protein MKTKLSWANLSDIELVHILQQGECRAFDMLMHRHHTYLRSVAKKILLDAASVDDLLQEGMLKIYQQVISGKYADDGRFLSWASRIIRNLAIDKYRNQKSKQHLWGNEDLLVAQKAIHSDSMPEEQLMYQELAETISCLLNQLPKSQREVVHLRFFEELSFREIAEQTGTNLNTTLGRLRYALKKLRTLLDTKNAA, encoded by the coding sequence ATGAAAACAAAGTTAAGTTGGGCAAATCTTTCAGATATTGAATTAGTTCATATTTTGCAACAAGGGGAATGCCGTGCTTTTGATATGTTGATGCACCGCCATCACACATACTTGCGCAGTGTAGCTAAAAAAATTTTACTGGATGCAGCATCTGTAGATGATTTGCTGCAAGAGGGTATGCTAAAAATCTATCAACAGGTTATTTCTGGAAAGTATGCTGATGACGGTAGATTTTTATCGTGGGCAAGCCGTATTATCCGAAATCTGGCTATAGATAAGTATCGAAACCAAAAGAGTAAACAACATCTGTGGGGTAACGAAGACTTGCTTGTAGCTCAAAAGGCTATTCATAGCGATAGTATGCCGGAGGAACAACTTATGTATCAAGAATTAGCAGAAACTATTTCCTGCTTATTAAACCAGCTTCCAAAATCTCAGCGGGAGGTAGTTCACCTGCGCTTTTTTGAAGAACTCTCTTTCCGTGAAATAGCAGAGCAAACAGGCACCAACCTAAATACTACCTTAGGACGGCTGCGTTATGCCTTAAAAAAACTGCGCACTTTATTAGACACTAAAAATGCAGCCTGA
- a CDS encoding alanine racemase, translating to MSKKSYERPVIQKLNAGIMNKFGTKTEFFPVTHIDGVAVNKLLTDYGSPLFVISERQIRRNYQQANRAFKTRYPKVQFAWSYKTNYLNAVCKTFHQEGSWAEVVSIFEYRKALANGVPGNKIIFNGPDKTEADLKFAAENDSLIHIDHYDELYQLVEILQTEDLHARVAIRVNMDTGIYPMWDRFGFNYENGQAWNAITKIMSQPGMELVGLHCHIGTYMLSAQAYATAAYKLADLAHHIKLKYGKVIQYLDLGGGFASENTLKGSYLQGADVVPSIDDYAEAITTAILNAGFKQEDLPTLFLETGRALIDDAAWLLGTVIATKRLSDGRRATILDFGVNLLFTSFWYDHKISVSKEFSHHTEDMILYGPLCMNIDCVRENINLPLLNKGDHVVVHKVGAYNMTQWMQFIQMRPKIVLIDREGKVHIIRENESLETMLRYEQTPDHLQDISLA from the coding sequence ATGAGCAAGAAATCCTATGAACGTCCGGTCATTCAGAAGCTAAACGCCGGTATTATGAACAAGTTTGGCACTAAAACGGAGTTTTTTCCGGTAACTCATATTGACGGAGTTGCGGTAAACAAACTATTAACCGATTATGGTTCACCGCTTTTTGTGATTTCGGAAAGACAAATTCGCAGAAATTACCAGCAAGCGAATCGAGCTTTTAAAACCCGCTACCCCAAAGTACAATTTGCTTGGAGCTATAAAACCAATTACCTGAATGCTGTCTGCAAAACATTTCATCAAGAAGGTTCTTGGGCAGAAGTTGTTTCTATTTTTGAATACCGGAAAGCCCTTGCAAATGGTGTTCCGGGAAATAAAATTATATTCAATGGCCCTGATAAAACAGAGGCTGACCTAAAATTTGCTGCAGAAAATGATTCGCTCATCCACATTGACCATTACGATGAATTGTATCAACTTGTAGAGATTTTGCAAACAGAGGATCTTCATGCTCGGGTAGCTATCCGGGTAAATATGGATACCGGAATTTACCCCATGTGGGATAGGTTTGGCTTTAACTACGAAAATGGGCAGGCGTGGAACGCAATTACCAAAATCATGTCCCAGCCGGGAATGGAATTGGTGGGCTTGCATTGCCATATCGGAACATATATGCTGAGTGCGCAAGCATACGCTACCGCTGCCTATAAATTAGCTGACTTAGCACACCATATCAAACTTAAATACGGAAAAGTTATCCAATACTTAGATTTAGGAGGAGGATTTGCTTCCGAAAACACCCTAAAAGGTTCTTACCTGCAAGGTGCTGATGTTGTTCCCTCTATTGACGACTACGCAGAAGCTATCACAACAGCAATATTGAATGCCGGATTTAAGCAGGAAGACCTACCAACCTTATTTTTAGAAACTGGAAGGGCATTAATTGATGATGCCGCTTGGCTGCTGGGAACCGTTATTGCGACCAAACGTTTAAGCGACGGCAGGAGAGCAACTATCTTGGACTTCGGGGTAAATCTGCTCTTTACTTCTTTCTGGTATGACCATAAGATTTCTGTATCCAAAGAATTTTCACACCACACTGAAGACATGATTCTTTACGGACCTTTGTGTATGAACATAGATTGTGTGCGGGAAAACATTAACCTTCCGTTACTGAACAAGGGAGACCACGTTGTTGTGCACAAAGTAGGTGCTTACAATATGACCCAGTGGATGCAATTCATCCAAATGCGCCCCAAAATCGTGCTGATTGACAGAGAAGGAAAAGTACACATCATCAGGGAAAATGAATCCTTAGAAACAATGCTGCGATATGAACAAACTCCTGACCATTTACAGGATATTTCATTAGCTTAA